A genomic region of Alligator mississippiensis isolate rAllMis1 chromosome 4, rAllMis1, whole genome shotgun sequence contains the following coding sequences:
- the FAM237A gene encoding protein FAM237A isoform X1: MDPGNRRGIHCNMRLTCFVFIMGVFCVTPFFCHSQIDPLALGRADPQCWESSSAILLEMRKPRISDSVTGFWDFMIFLKSSENLKHGALFWDLAQLFWDIYVDCVLSRTHGLGRRQLAEAERRVTTLHSHITGRKQGAASGHGGEATSPSRDVDSRLPPHGVGALRMHQLHQQHAQDWTLLLQWLVEVAKEWEEHFLTFRGHWH, encoded by the exons ATGGATCCTGGGAACAGAAGAGGAATACACTGCAACATGAGACTTACCTGCTTTGTGTTCATCATGGGAGTATTTTGTGTAACGCCTTTCTTCTGCCATAGCCAAATTGATCCATTGGCACTTGGACGAGCTGATCCTCAGTGCTGGGAGTCCTCCTCAGCTATCTTGCTGGAAATGAGGAAGCCACGGATTTCTGACTCTGTCACTGGTTTTTGGGACTTTATGATCTTCCtgaagtcatcagaaaatttAAAGCATGGGGCTCTGTtctgggacctggcacagctctTCTGGGATATCTATGTAGATTGTGTTCTCTCCAGAACGCATGGCCTAGGGAGAAGGCAACTGGCAGAAGCTGAACGGAGAGTCACCACTCTGCATTCTCACATCACAGGCAGAAAGCAAG GGGCAGcatctggacatgggggagaggccACCAGCCCAAGCAGGGATGTGGACTCCAGGTTGCCACCACATGGCGTTGGAGCCCTCCGCATGCACCAACTGCACCAGCAACACGCACAAGATtggaccctcctgctccagtggctggtagAGGTGGCCAAGGAGTGGGAG